GTAATAGAGGCTTCGAATCTTTTTTCAAGATTAAGAAGGGTAATGCTCTTATTTGTTTGTGCGAACTTTTTAAGGAATTCCTTTTCTTTTGCAAGAAATGACCTGACAAAATTGATGATTACTTCGCTTTTCAACTTGTTCCAACCAAAACTGATGTCACCACCGGAATATTTATCTGCAAAAGCAATTGCAATGGCCTGATCGGCTTTTTTTTGCATTTCGGAAATGTGGTCAGGTGTGAGGATTTGACTAACGTATGGCTGGTAGAGAATTTCCAGCGCTTTATGCACAATATTGCCGAGCGTGGCAGTTTCAAGGGTTTCTTCCACTTCGTCGGCTTCGGTAATTTTTGCAATCTCTTTGAGGTAAAACTGAAGAGAGCAATTAACGTAAAGATTGATGGCTGATGGTGAAAACCCTGTGCCGGCCTTTTCGATCAGCTTTTGGTAAATAGCATCGTCTTTAGGAATCGTTATTTCCTGAGGGGCAGAGAGGTTGGGGACGGGCAGGTTTAGGATAATTTCCTGAATTTTGTGTTGTGCCTGATACTTTGGTAACTCTTGTTGGAGTTGATAAATGAACCGGCTGGGTTCGCCGCCTCCAAGTTCGTCAGGCTCGGTGTTATAGACAAGATGAACCTCTTTGGCCTTTTGCAGTAAACGGTAGAAGTGATAAGCAAATACGGCATTTTTCTCCTTGAAAACAGGCAGTCCAAAATCCCGCTGGATGTCGAGTGGGATAAATGAGTTCCCGAAGGATGTGGAAGGCAAAATGCCCTCATTGACCGAAAGCAGGATCACTTTATCGAAATCAAGGGAGCGCGTCTCAAGCAGTCCCATGATCTGAAGGCCTTGCAACGGTTCTCCCTCAAAAGGAATCCTGGTTGTTTGAACAATGTAATCAAAAATCTTACGAAGGGTTTTTACCTGGTTAATGGATTGGTATTGAGTGATTAATCCACTGATTCGGGTAATTATTTTTGAGAAATGAAAAAGATACTCGATTTCAATAAGGCTGTTTCCGTCATTACCCGGGGGGCTTTCCATAATAAAATAGGTGCGGAACTCATTGATTAAAAAAGCAAACGTGTTTAGTATCTCTTTCGGTGAAGGGGAAATATTACTAAATATTTTTGAGTAAACCGCCCCGGGTTGTTCAGGCATGTTTTTTATCAATGCCTCAATTTGATTAGTTTGGTAGAAAACCCTGTTTGCCTGCCGGATAGTCGCAACAAGGGTTGTGTTTTCTGTCGTACGGTTAAGATAAGGATGTTGCAATAACTTCAACATGTCAACATAGTAGAATCCTTTGGGCTGGTTTTGGTCAACCGAAAGAAAGCGGACTGTATTTTCATAAAGCCGGAAAAGCTGGTTAAAAAACTGGCAGGCTGAGGTGAATTTTACCGGAAAGCCCATTGTGACATTAAATTGTGGTGTCTGATCGTGAAGTGAGCTGAGGACATGAAAAAGCAGGTTTTCATCGGCAAGAACCAACGCTGTATTGGTTAAAGTTTCCTGAACATTTTCTGTTTTCGATACATCGGCCCATTGTTGAATCACATCTGCTGCATACCTTGCTTGTCCGAGATTTTTTGGCACACCGCAAATCGTAATGTCCTTTTTCACCTCCCTGAAACCTTCATCAATCCATTTAAAATGCTCTTTCCCGGTTGAAGCCAGT
Above is a window of Bacteroidales bacterium DNA encoding:
- a CDS encoding PD-(D/E)XK nuclease family protein, with product MQSFLSKVSYHICSRHPGNLADVCIVLPNRRAGLFLKKLLPEITGKTTWSPDIFSIEDFCVHVSGYRLADPVGLLFDFYEIHKTIEGENQQPFDEFLQWGQLLLKDISEIDMNLVDAKALFNYLTEAKAIEKWNPGNPQLTEMMKNYLRFYRSLYDYYHALSKQAEIKKEAEKGHIFRKVAETIDDISLTLTWKKIYFAGFNALTVSEQKITSTLVNSGIAEILWDTDDYYLSDKNQEAGHFLRKELASTGKEHFKWIDEGFREVKKDITICGVPKNLGQARYAADVIQQWADVSKTENVQETLTNTALVLADENLLFHVLSSLHDQTPQFNVTMGFPVKFTSACQFFNQLFRLYENTVRFLSVDQNQPKGFYYVDMLKLLQHPYLNRTTENTTLVATIRQANRVFYQTNQIEALIKNMPEQPGAVYSKIFSNISPSPKEILNTFAFLINEFRTYFIMESPPGNDGNSLIEIEYLFHFSKIITRISGLITQYQSINQVKTLRKIFDYIVQTTRIPFEGEPLQGLQIMGLLETRSLDFDKVILLSVNEGILPSTSFGNSFIPLDIQRDFGLPVFKEKNAVFAYHFYRLLQKAKEVHLVYNTEPDELGGGEPSRFIYQLQQELPKYQAQHKIQEIILNLPVPNLSAPQEITIPKDDAIYQKLIEKAGTGFSPSAINLYVNCSLQFYLKEIAKITEADEVEETLETATLGNIVHKALEILYQPYVSQILTPDHISEMQKKADQAIAIAFADKYSGGDISFGWNKLKSEVIINFVRSFLAKEKEFLKKFAQTNKSITLLNLEKRFEASITLPDDKNIQVKLKGFIDRVDRAGDIIRIVDYKTGLVESKELTFSSWEAFVDSAAKGKAFQVLMYAWLFQQEHPELAPNYTSGVISMRKLSEGLMNFYIKSDHRGESGELIGENQLVQFELMLIEILNEIFNQEIPFSQTNDLNICKYCDFSKLCHRNN